One stretch of Arachis hypogaea cultivar Tifrunner chromosome 20, arahy.Tifrunner.gnm2.J5K5, whole genome shotgun sequence DNA includes these proteins:
- the LOC112783219 gene encoding transcription factor bHLH153 isoform X4 — MIASSFCNADSMFPREEGVDVRKMMGHKRSPCSVDQSSYTSIESKRQKANDLSITAKERKEKLSERIVALQQLVSPYGKTDTSSVLEEAMQYIGFLHRQLLSAPYLESSAATKDPGLEPCSLRSRGLCLVPVSLTIGVAESNGADIWAPIKTTTSPPKFEKEAAQFQS; from the exons AGAGAAGAGGGGGTAGATGTTAGAAAGATGATGGGACACAAAAGGAGCCCATGTTCTGTTGACCAAAGCAGTTATACTTCTATTGAATCTAAAAGGCAAAAGGCTAATGATTTATCAATCACCGCAAag GAGAGGAAGGAGAAGCTTAGTGAACGAATCGTTGCATTGCAGCAGCTTGTTTCACCATATGGCAAG ACAGATACATCTTCTGTCTTAGAGGAAGCAATGCAATACATAGGTTTCCTTCATAGACAA CTTCTTAGTGCCCCGTACCTTGAGAGTTCGGCCGCAACCAAGGATCCG GGTCTGGAGCCATGCAGCCTGAGGAGCAGAGGGTTATGCCTTGTTCCTGTCTCACTAACAATTGGAGTTGCTGAGAGCAATGGTGCAGATATCTGGGCTCCCATCAAGACCACCACTTCGCCGCCGAAATTCGAGAAGGAGGCCGCCCAATTTCAGTCATAA
- the LOC112783219 gene encoding transcription factor bHLH153 isoform X3: MIASSFCNADSMFPREEGVDVRKMMGHKRSPCSVDQSSYTSIESKRQKANDLSITAKERKEKLSERIVALQQLVSPYGKTDTSSVLEEAMQYIGFLHRQVKLLSAPYLESSAATKDPGLEPCSLRSRGLCLVPVSLTIGVAESNGADIWAPIKTTTSPPKFEKEAAQFQS, from the exons AGAGAAGAGGGGGTAGATGTTAGAAAGATGATGGGACACAAAAGGAGCCCATGTTCTGTTGACCAAAGCAGTTATACTTCTATTGAATCTAAAAGGCAAAAGGCTAATGATTTATCAATCACCGCAAag GAGAGGAAGGAGAAGCTTAGTGAACGAATCGTTGCATTGCAGCAGCTTGTTTCACCATATGGCAAG ACAGATACATCTTCTGTCTTAGAGGAAGCAATGCAATACATAGGTTTCCTTCATAGACAAGTTAAG CTTCTTAGTGCCCCGTACCTTGAGAGTTCGGCCGCAACCAAGGATCCG GGTCTGGAGCCATGCAGCCTGAGGAGCAGAGGGTTATGCCTTGTTCCTGTCTCACTAACAATTGGAGTTGCTGAGAGCAATGGTGCAGATATCTGGGCTCCCATCAAGACCACCACTTCGCCGCCGAAATTCGAGAAGGAGGCCGCCCAATTTCAGTCATAA